In Nitrospira sp., a single genomic region encodes these proteins:
- a CDS encoding pentapeptide repeat-containing protein — translation MRHTALRSWMVPGILTAALFAPVTVFAVTEGTGSPPPAKTCAGPYKRKPVSAKVLQAVVRSHGQWLEQRHHPGHRKANLCQADLRRAQLAGANLERADLEGALLGQADLSRSALAQARLAEADLTKARMQAANLSGADLRRARLSGADLSRAVGDEAAFLGAALIGARLRESALERAHFEGADLTAADFTDADLADGHFYGALLPRAIFSGADLLEADLRRTDLSKAHMKGANLQGALFDGALLRGAQLIDADLEGAYFDEADLTEANFQDALLRGADLRFSDLQAANFHRADLEGVNLEGARLAGTNLRAANLRMAVIYLAMVDGADFRNARMDHAILIGTTGTGATFTAADLSETYAPKVSLRNARFNDATLESANLVSADLRAADFSRAKLAHANLQEADLRGANFSGADLTGARLDDADLHQADLQGADLGSVTGLTQAQLDSACVDARTTLPNDLNRPGPCRPPSPAKKRAP, via the coding sequence GTGAGGCATACCGCTCTTCGGTCGTGGATGGTTCCCGGAATACTCACCGCCGCTCTGTTCGCGCCCGTGACGGTCTTCGCCGTCACGGAGGGAACCGGATCGCCGCCGCCGGCGAAAACCTGCGCCGGTCCCTACAAGAGGAAGCCGGTCTCCGCGAAGGTGTTGCAGGCCGTCGTCCGGTCACACGGTCAGTGGCTGGAGCAGCGGCATCATCCCGGCCATCGGAAGGCCAACCTGTGTCAGGCGGATCTGCGTCGGGCCCAGCTCGCGGGCGCGAATTTGGAGCGGGCCGACCTGGAGGGTGCCCTGCTGGGGCAAGCCGACCTATCACGGAGTGCGCTGGCTCAGGCCAGACTGGCCGAGGCGGATCTCACGAAGGCGCGCATGCAGGCGGCCAACCTCTCCGGGGCCGATCTACGGCGGGCCCGGCTGTCTGGTGCGGATCTTTCGCGCGCCGTCGGGGACGAAGCGGCCTTCTTGGGGGCGGCTCTGATCGGAGCCCGCCTTCGGGAGTCCGCTCTGGAACGGGCTCATTTTGAAGGGGCGGATCTGACCGCCGCCGATTTCACCGATGCCGACCTCGCGGACGGTCACTTTTACGGAGCCCTCCTGCCTCGTGCGATTTTCTCCGGCGCCGATCTGCTGGAAGCGGACCTCCGCCGCACCGACCTGAGCAAGGCCCATATGAAAGGGGCAAATCTGCAAGGCGCTCTGTTCGACGGCGCGCTTCTGCGCGGAGCCCAGCTCATCGACGCGGACCTGGAGGGAGCCTACTTCGATGAGGCCGACCTGACGGAAGCAAACTTCCAGGATGCGCTGTTGAGGGGAGCCGACCTCCGGTTTTCTGACTTGCAGGCGGCGAACTTCCACCGAGCCGACCTTGAGGGGGTCAACCTCGAAGGCGCAAGGCTCGCCGGCACCAATCTACGGGCCGCCAACCTCAGAATGGCCGTCATCTACCTTGCGATGGTGGATGGAGCCGACTTCCGGAATGCCCGGATGGACCACGCGATTCTCATCGGCACGACCGGAACAGGAGCCACGTTCACGGCCGCCGACCTCAGTGAAACCTATGCGCCGAAGGTCTCGTTGCGGAACGCCCGGTTCAACGATGCGACCTTGGAATCCGCCAATCTGGTGTCGGCCGACCTGCGCGCAGCCGACTTCAGCCGCGCGAAACTCGCGCATGCCAACCTGCAGGAGGCGGATCTTCGGGGCGCGAATTTCTCGGGAGCAGATCTGACCGGCGCCCGGCTCGACGATGCGGACCTGCACCAGGCCGACTTGCAGGGAGCCGACCTCGGCTCCGTGACGGGTCTCACGCAGGCCCAGCTCGACTCCGCCTGCGTCGATGCCCGGACGACTCTGCCGAACGATCTGAATCGGCCCGGCCCCTGCCGGCCTCCGTCTCCCGCCAAGAAGCGGGCGCCGTAA
- a CDS encoding cytochrome c, giving the protein MPRSLRGSCLILSILVAPSTLLAQDYPPDVTRGKQVYERHCQSCHGPGGWGDGPEAASLRVRPADFHRFGSYLKSDEDLLRTVEHGMVFSPMHAWRGQLTDGEMQDVVAYVRRLAMQGQ; this is encoded by the coding sequence ATGCCCCGATCGTTGCGGGGGAGCTGTTTGATCCTCTCGATTCTAGTGGCGCCGTCGACCCTCCTGGCTCAGGACTATCCTCCCGATGTCACGCGCGGGAAGCAGGTATACGAGCGACATTGTCAGAGTTGTCACGGACCGGGCGGTTGGGGAGACGGGCCGGAGGCCGCATCACTGCGAGTGAGGCCGGCCGATTTTCACCGGTTCGGCTCCTACCTCAAGTCGGACGAAGATCTGCTCAGAACGGTCGAGCACGGCATGGTCTTCAGTCCGATGCATGCATGGCGCGGGCAGCTCACTGACGGAGAGATGCAGGACGTGGTGGCCTACGTCCGACGGCTGGCGATGCAGGGACAATGA